From one Lactiplantibacillus paraplantarum genomic stretch:
- a CDS encoding glycosyltransferase family 2 protein translates to MTNIFIDHLFEATFFKTVVNLALLILCLYPVVGSFFWFAGSLSYRFIKTNKRDDNWQAIPVDQQPMITIMIPAHNEEVMIEETITYLFDELNYTNYEVLVMNDGSTDETAAIIRRLQLSYPRLRTVEIEKNKGKAHAFNIGMYFAKGDYILSNDADTIPEKDALMKYMNFFIHDRDMNTSAVTANMDVQNRTSLLGKSQTVEFSSIVGVIKRSQTSINDSMYAYSGANTLYRKQFLIDVGGFRQNRATEDISIAWDHQMVGAVPRFAPNIVFHMNVPTTIRDLYHQRKRWAQGGTEVWLTNIKKFLLHPITHRYQLSMFVDSTLSIIWSFFFVITSLMFLILMGWFLMTGNFERIYHGLMLSFIFVSFELLAGFMQLLAALLLDHHGAKLKYWFFAPLYMLFYWMINPLTVVATFVPALKTILGFGSGTWVSPKRQSLQNKK, encoded by the coding sequence ATGACCAATATTTTCATTGACCATTTATTTGAAGCGACGTTCTTTAAAACAGTCGTCAACCTGGCCCTCCTAATTCTCTGTCTGTATCCCGTTGTTGGCTCATTCTTTTGGTTTGCCGGCTCATTATCCTATCGCTTTATTAAGACCAATAAACGCGACGACAATTGGCAAGCCATTCCGGTTGACCAACAACCCATGATTACCATCATGATTCCGGCCCACAACGAAGAAGTCATGATTGAAGAGACCATCACTTATTTATTCGATGAACTCAACTATACGAACTATGAAGTCTTGGTCATGAACGATGGTTCGACTGACGAGACAGCGGCTATCATTCGCCGCCTGCAGTTAAGTTATCCCCGCCTGCGGACCGTTGAGATCGAGAAGAACAAGGGTAAGGCCCATGCTTTTAACATCGGGATGTATTTTGCTAAGGGTGACTATATTCTGAGCAACGACGCCGATACCATCCCTGAAAAAGACGCCCTGATGAAGTACATGAACTTCTTCATCCATGACCGCGATATGAATACGTCCGCCGTCACAGCCAACATGGATGTTCAAAATCGAACATCCCTCCTAGGCAAATCACAAACTGTCGAGTTTTCAAGTATCGTGGGCGTTATTAAACGTAGCCAAACATCCATCAACGATTCAATGTATGCTTACAGTGGCGCTAATACCCTGTACCGTAAACAATTTCTCATTGATGTTGGCGGTTTCCGTCAAAATCGGGCGACCGAAGATATTAGTATTGCGTGGGACCACCAAATGGTCGGCGCCGTTCCTCGGTTTGCACCCAACATCGTCTTCCACATGAATGTTCCCACCACGATTCGTGATCTTTATCATCAACGTAAGCGCTGGGCTCAGGGCGGGACCGAAGTCTGGTTAACGAACATTAAAAAGTTTCTCTTACACCCGATTACCCATCGTTATCAACTATCGATGTTCGTTGATTCAACCTTGTCGATTATCTGGTCATTTTTCTTCGTCATTACTTCCCTGATGTTTTTGATCCTCATGGGCTGGTTCTTGATGACCGGTAACTTCGAACGCATCTACCATGGCCTGATGTTGTCATTTATCTTCGTCAGCTTTGAACTATTGGCAGGTTTCATGCAATTACTGGCCGCATTACTACTGGACCATCACGGTGCGAAATTAAAATATTGGTTTTTTGCACCACTCTACATGTTGTTTTATTGGATGATTAATCCCCTTACCGTAGTGGCAACGTTCGTACCAGCACTGAAAACCATCTTAGGCTTTGGCTCAGGGACATGGGTCAGCCCGAAACGCCAATCCTTACAAAATAAAAAATAA